Proteins encoded together in one Glandiceps talaboti chromosome 11, keGlaTala1.1, whole genome shotgun sequence window:
- the LOC144442835 gene encoding cilia- and flagella-associated protein 300-like produces MAASSEEKRERQFSFIPLEGKKLKTLEDKDTKDLLTKWNLEKLNYQCYSFDKHFQSYQKDDFFLDFFQDPTVYSTLNVTSSSGSVGTLGTPAAKVEVSSIPCTTLSMTFFDRLYTEGIARETHQICKCFDEYYEGFQISDELRKMLLLEDSDNYEEYTDDEREELLFRLFKHLCLGGPVCQFEDSVKPYLDTTKSLYKDLVSVQKDPNTKQLLITSLVFCVKAFDKDKFAIYPGDSEHEQTFAYIVVDPLKRHITILSHKYGGNVW; encoded by the exons ATGGCGGCGTCCAGTGAGGAGAAGAGGGAACGTCAGTTTTCATTCATTCCTTTAGAAGGAAAGAAGTTGAAAACCTTGGAAGACAAGGACACTAAGGATTTACTTACGAAATG GAATCTAGAGAAACTGAACTATCAATGTTACAGCTTTGATAAACATTTTCAATCATATCAAAAGGATGACTTCTTCCTG GATTTTTTCCAAGACCCAACTGTTTACTCTACACTAAATGTAACATCGAGTTCAGGATCTGTTGGAACTCTAG GAACTCCTGCAGCTAAAGTAGAAGTGTCCAGCATTCCATGCACTACACTATCAATGACATTCTTTGATCGATTGTATACAGAAGGCATCGCCAGGGAAACGCACCAAATCTGTAAATGTTTCGATGAATATTATGAAGGTTTTCAGATTTCAGATGAACTTCGGAAG ATGTTACTACTTGAAGATTCTGATAATTATGAGGAGTACACAGATGATGAAAGAGAGGAGCTGTTATTCCGACTTTTTAAACATCTGTGTTTAGGTGGACCTGTGTGCCAGTTTGAAGATTCTGTCAAACCATACCTCGACACAACAAAGTCACTTTATAAAGATTTAGTCAG tgttcaGAAAGACCCAAACACAAAACAACTTCTTATTACATCATTAGTATTCTGTGTGAAAGCATTT GATAAGGACAAGTTTGCCATCTACCCAGGTGACTCAGAACATGAACAGACATTTGCTTATATTGTGGTCGATCCATTAAAAAGACATATTACGATACTGTCTCATAAATATGGGGGAAATGTATGGTAG